GTTTAATTTGTTTAAGTTGATTCAACACATTGTAGGTCAGGCTAgattatctgtttaataaaatGGTCAGAGCAGATTCTGGTTGGTAGATTTTCAATCTAATTTGTATCCCACCCATCTCGTGTCTGATCCGATCCCCCCTACCTCTAACATTGGAATCCCTCTTAATATGTTAAAAGGTGGCAGGCTAGTGCACATCGACGAGCCTACCATTCCCATCCTTAAAATTGAAACCAAGGTCCCAAAAGGTCGCTGACCGCGATCAGGCAAAGCCTTTCTTTGCTATTGGGTTTCTGCCAAAGATCCAAAGTAAACAAGCGATTGAATACTGAGAGGATCGAAGTACAACTCTCAGAAGAAATTCCACTACAAGGAACATTGAGTCTGCACTTATGGGGATGGAGAAATAACCAAGCTCAACATCCAAGTCCTCTTCTTTCAGGGGCCAAGTTCCACATTCTACTGATAACAGAGAAAAGGCCATCTGCCTTCCACCAGTTGAATCCATGGCCTTCTTGTTAAACTGGAATTCTGCCTAATATAAGTCTAACAAGGAAGAGCCGAACTCTTGAAAACCCACACTACTTGAACCTTATAAATATATCAAGGATAGCAAGCCTTTTAACCAGCAGCTGAGTTAATCTCTAAAGTTTGTTAAAGATGCAGTCCATCGAGAGCAAATGGATGGCGATGTTTCTGCTGCTGTTTGTGGCAGCCACAATGGAAATGGGAGGAGCCTGGCCCCAAGACAAGGTTACTTGTCGCATGAAAGGAAGCCCATGCTTTGGTAAATTTGTCAGATGCCCAAAGGAGTGCCCACACATCAAACCGAGACACCCGAGGGCCAAAGCTTGTTTCATGGACTGCCGCTCCCCCAAATGTGAGGCTGTGTGCCGAGGTAAGCATGGCTTCTTTAACGAGCTCTCTCAACTATCCATTGTTCCTCTTGAATCCAGCTAACGAATAGAGGAACTAActtcactaaaaaaaaaagaagagtcaATGTTCTGCATGGTGTGAAAACTCCATTTAATTGCAAGATCACTATCAAATTGCAGTTTGCCACAAACCCAACTGCGAAGGCCCAGGGTCTGGTTGTCATGACCCTCGCTTCATTGGTGCTGACGGTGCTGTGTTCTATTTTCATGGGAGAAAGGATGAGCACTTCAGCCTGGTCTCCGACCCTCACCTCCAGATCAATGCCCGTTTCATTGGCCTCCGGCCTGCCGGCAGGACCCGCGACTTCACTTGGATTCAAGCTCTTGGGTTCATGTATGGTTCTCACAACTTCACTGTCGAGGCAGCTCATGTAAAGCAATGGAGCAACGACGTTGATCACCTGAAGTTCTCTTACGATGGAAAGCCTTTGCTGGTCCCAGAAGGACACCTCTCCCATTGGAAGTCACCAGATACAGAGCTGACTCTGGAGAGGACTGGAACCAGAAACAGCATCATGGTCGTGCTTGAGGGGATTGCAGAGGCCATGCTCAAGGTGGTTCCAATCACCAAGGAAGATGATGAGTTACACAACTATCAGATACCATCAGATGATTCCTACGCACATTTGGAGGTGCAGTTCAGATTCTTTGGGCTCTCACCTCAAGTGGAAGGAGTTCTGGGAAGAACATACCGTCCTGACTACGAGAATACGGTAAAGCGAGGCGTGCTGATGCCTGTAGTTGGTGGAGAAGACAAATATAAGACTTCATCACTCCTCTCTGCAGACTGCAAGCTGTGTTCGTTTTCTCTCAAGGAAGACAACGAGATAGAGTTGCGCATCCTGCGCTGAAGATAGAACATCCCCAAAAAAGTGAAGTAAATTTGCAATAAGAgagattatttatatatattgtctTGAGAATAAAAGATGTGTGAATCACGTCGATAAACATAAGTGCCTGTGTCTTTACAAAATGGGTGTTTGCCATGTAATCTATAAGAGCATCACTTGGAAGCACAAAATATGAGATTGATGCATATGATTTTATGTTTGTTAAAATTTGCATTGAGAATTGACATTTCTACGAAACCAAGGACTCCAAGTACCGGCCTGGGAGTGGTCTGGACCGGCCGCTTGGCACGTGAGTCGGGAGAGAGACtcgggagtcttcttcctctccgaGTCCGACTAGGAGAGGGGGGTTTTGACCAGGAACTCCAGCTGGTGAAAACCCAAGCACGTAGAACTCCAGCTGGCCCAGGAAGTTCACCTATATAAAGCCTACCCCTCTTCTCTCCGTTTGTCGCTCTTAATCATCGATCAATCGCCGGCAAGATCCGTCCAAGCCCCCGGTTCCCCGTTGAGTGTTTCCGACGAGCCACCGCCGATTCGTCGTTGGAACGATGTGAGCCACCTCACCTTCCCTTATCCATGGGTTGCCGACCACCGCCGGCCGCTGCTCATGTTCGAGACTGCCGCCCTAGCTGCCGGGTGGAGGAACTGCTGTGGGCCGTCGTCCCTCGGCACTTTCATGGCGGGttgagaaggagagggaaagagacaTCTCCCCTGTTTTGAGCAGAGGAGAGggctctctctcccttctttcctctctctctctctctcatgtttctctttctttatcactctttctctctctttatcaTTCTTTTTCTCTTCGGATACTTTAGGGCTAGGAGAGGTCCAGATATTTTGGTAAACCCAAGTTGACCAAAAGACCTAGAAGGTGTCTCGGGCTAGTGTGACCATGAAGGGCCTAAATCAGTAAAATAATGATTGATCGAAAATTTGGATAAAaatgaaagataaaaaaaatataaaacaactGCAGGTTAATATCTTGCATATTTTTTGGAATGGGTTATATGTTtgatgatatacatttatataagCATATTTTATTGAACTATGTTGAATAATTAATATAAAGCTTTATAATTTTTGTCTGAATTTTGATGAGGACTGTAGTTAATTCCTTATTCgttcatcttaggccttgcatgatctctgGAAGTACTTTCTGAAAAATACGTATCCTCTTTCTCCAAGTTAAGGTTGCCCCTCAACTTACAACTCAGCCTATCTCACTAACAATGAAAGCCACAAAAAGAATACAGAAGAAGCAATGGAGAGCTAAAACTACTACAAGCATCAAGTCTCTTCCACATGATCTCATCGTAGAGATCGTTGCTCAGCTAGTTTCATTGTCTTCAACACCAGTATCCGATCTCGAAAACCTACAGATGACGTGAGTTTTATAGCAATATCCATGCTTTATCTATTTCTTTGTTTCATGATGAACATTAATTAAATACTAAGTTCTTGAGATGTGCTGCATCGCTTAACGTTATTGTAGGTGCAAGATGTTTAGAACGGCATCAAAAGCAAAGTTGGTTGGACAACATATTTCTTTGGAGAAAGAATGGAGCATGCATTGGTGGAACAAGGAGCGTTACTTCGCTATTCTCAATAATTGCGCCGCAGCCGGAAATCTTAAAGCTTGTTTTATACTTGGACTGGTACGTAGACTATCAACTCCATCTACCCATGCTTTACATAGCTATATTTCTTCTTGCAAGTTAAGACTTCTGGATAACGTTTCACACGGAAAATATAAAAGATCACAACAATAACAGGCCTTTGACAAAGTTCAACTTGGGATTTGTTCCAGCCAATTGCATCAGTGGAGAACACAATGTAGAAGTCGCACtcaccttttttttccttcttttgagTGAATAGACAATATAGAAGTTGCCAGTGTAGAAAGGGCCAAAGATCAtggccatatatatatatatatatatatatatatatatatatatattctgatatgATGATCAATAATAACAACCCTTTTATGAGAGTGTATATCTAATAATACCCACTCCTGAGCCTATAGACGTGCAAGAATTTTTGAgaatagagatccaaataagaccAAACACGGTGCATGGATTTACGAACATAGGAGGAGCACCTTTGAGAGCTGCATGGTAAATTGATAGTTATTTTTTCTTAGTAGTCTAACTCTTAAATTTCTTCTAATCAATGTTTTTCAGGAGAATGTCTTCAATCTGGAAAGCCTGAACTTAGGGTTACGCTATCTCGAGAAGGCGATGGTCGGTGGCCACGATGCCGCAACGTACACAATGGGCATCCTACTCTTTGGCGATCACCGGACTCGGCAGATTGGCATGGAATACCTGAACAAAATTGGAGTTGTTTCTGGTGGAACTGAGGATTCTGAGAGGATGAAGTTTCAGAACCCCTACTTCGAGCAGTGCCGGAGGCAGGTCATAGAATCTGTACGGAGGATTACCATGAAGAGATGGTCACCACGGCAGATTGAACGGTGCACAAGTCCAACGTGTGGTCGGGTGGAGGGATGGGAAGAACGTCAAAGCTTTTGCAGTGAGCTTTGCAAATGGACTTCCGAGTATTTTCAATTCTATACACAAGTCTGATGTCAAACTTCCGCATGTCCTTTGCTTTTAGTGTCTTTCATTCTTTCAATCTACGTACGttgtgttttaaatttattaaatccCAGCTGGTGTTCGGTCTTCCCCTAATAGATTCTTTTGTATTCAATTGCTGTTATTATTTTGTCATAATTTCAATAATATTATCTTTTTATTCTTGTTAATTTTTAGTATATCTTAAAATCCAATGATCAAAGGATTGAAGGAGTAGATTTAGTTATAGTGAATCCCTTCGGGCCTCAATTTGGATGCTGGGGATCTTGCACGCTTCTTACAAAAAGATTTAGTTATctaccacaaaaaaaagaaaaaagagagaaaaaattgGCAACTATAAAAATTGATATTAACTTGAAGGCAGGAAATGATGTCTTGCTAATTTAACACGCACAAGCAACAATCATTAAGGGTTTACCCTCTGATGTCTTGCTGGATTAAGGGTTTACTCCATACAGGGACTATGGAGTAAGCCTTCCTTCTTTACCCTCCAGAATTTATGGTGAATGACGCATAACTCTGTGAGATAcgcgccgacttcagccccgattcGATTCGGGAGGaaccggaacagaggatcgcgattgcgatcctctccggctcctccggagaaCAAACGGGGCAAGGGCGCCGCGGGTATCCTGCGGCACCCCTCCCAGTCCATCCGCGGCCAATTCACGGCCGCGGATCTCGCTTGaccgccgcgaaaatcgcggcggaGGGCCGTTACAATGGGGCGTTAAAACCCCATCTTCCTTCCCTTAGGGCCCACCGCCgagctccctcttcttcctctcctccctcctccctctccttcctctgccTTTGCCTCCCAAGTGGCTGGCGTGCCGCCGgatccaccaccatcaccacccgCGCCTTTCCCTATTTTGGAGATTCGCATCCCTCGGTTCCGAGCGCCGCCGCCACCGCTTGACCGCCGGATCGAGCCT
This genomic interval from Phoenix dactylifera cultivar Barhee BC4 unplaced genomic scaffold, palm_55x_up_171113_PBpolish2nd_filt_p 000092F, whole genome shotgun sequence contains the following:
- the LOC120104750 gene encoding uncharacterized protein LOC120104750 produces the protein MQSIESKWMAMFLLLFVAATMEMGGAWPQDKVTCRMKGSPCFGKFVRCPKECPHIKPRHPRAKACFMDCRSPKCEAVCRVQDHYQIAVCHKPNCEGPGSGCHDPRFIGADGAVFYFHGRKDEHFSLVSDPHLQINARFIGLRPAGRTRDFTWIQALGFMYGSHNFTVEAAHVKQWSNDVDHLKFSYDGKPLLVPEGHLSHWKSPDTELTLERTGTRNSIMVVLEGIAEAMLKVVPITKEDDELHNYQIPSDDSYAHLEVQFRFFGLSPQVEGVLGRTYRPDYENTVKRGVLMPVVGGEDKYKTSSLLSADCKLCSFSLKEDNEIELRILR
- the LOC103698044 gene encoding uncharacterized protein LOC103698044, whose amino-acid sequence is MKATKRIQKKQWRAKTTTSIKSLPHDLIVEIVAQLVSLSSTPVSDLENLQMTCKMFRTASKAKLVGQHISLEKEWSMHWWNKERYFAILNNCAAAGNLKACFILGLENVFNLESLNLGLRYLEKAMVGGHDAATYTMGILLFGDHRTRQIGMEYLNKIGVVSGGTEDSERMKFQNPYFEQCRRQ